From the genome of Thermococcus chitonophagus, one region includes:
- the gor gene encoding glyceraldehyde-3-phosphate:ferredoxin oxidoreductase → MKFSVLKLDVGKKEVEFQEFEKEDVYGIIDYGIHVHNELKTYEIDPYDPRNIVIMGRGPFAGSALPGSHRLMFFFRSPLYGTLFPSAMGGAAYQFQYVGVDFVEIHGKADKPVVIILKNDGENLSVDFYEMDLEKVMEIWKDYKGEEGVYALTQYLLDNFAEQFKGMEFRIAVVGPAALNSNYGAIFSQALRNGKRMVGSEDWAARGGSGSVLLRAHNVVAIIFGGKKRKREFPKEDIGNFKNAKSIVEGVHKKPYNEVITNATVKYRFNPKLNTGGTFGGNYPAEGDLVPILNWQMPYIPKEDRIKIHELIMKHYWEPFNEEAIKPKNWTMCGEPCPVVCKKHRKGHHVEYEPYEANGPLSGSIALHASDISVHAVDAMGFDAIEFGGTAAWVLELVYRGLLKPEEVGISAKPEFTKDALIQNPIETSELNAKLVAELAHAVAFAKTEIAKIIGLGKRKASAILDEKFKDRLNYGESFKDYAVFTPLGEDGEINPTMYWAIGNYIPLPIQGRYWTFYEFGVFLEPEELASKIISSALGEFWYDNIGWCRFHRRWLKPVLKALFMEAYGVNVDMEEHAKKQLRRLIDYARKAGYTPVFWDSMRVIDLVAAGSKEFGNEKWAEKFEKDKIGTAREYLKKVLDAYSQMLGVDWSI, encoded by the coding sequence ATGAAGTTCTCAGTTCTGAAGCTCGATGTGGGAAAGAAGGAAGTAGAATTCCAGGAGTTCGAGAAGGAAGACGTCTACGGTATAATCGACTACGGAATACACGTTCACAATGAACTCAAGACGTACGAGATAGACCCTTATGACCCAAGGAACATTGTAATAATGGGGAGGGGGCCTTTTGCAGGTTCGGCCCTTCCAGGATCCCACAGGTTGATGTTCTTCTTCAGATCTCCACTATATGGAACGCTCTTCCCATCAGCAATGGGTGGTGCGGCATATCAGTTCCAGTACGTTGGTGTTGACTTCGTTGAAATCCACGGTAAGGCAGATAAGCCCGTGGTTATAATACTCAAGAACGATGGCGAAAACTTGAGCGTTGACTTCTATGAGATGGATCTTGAAAAGGTCATGGAGATATGGAAGGACTATAAGGGCGAGGAAGGTGTTTATGCTTTAACTCAGTACCTCCTTGATAACTTCGCCGAGCAGTTCAAGGGAATGGAATTCAGGATTGCCGTAGTTGGCCCGGCCGCTCTGAACAGTAACTATGGAGCAATTTTCTCCCAGGCACTGAGAAATGGAAAGAGAATGGTTGGTAGTGAGGACTGGGCGGCGAGAGGAGGTTCAGGTAGCGTCCTTTTAAGGGCACACAACGTTGTCGCGATAATCTTCGGTGGAAAGAAGAGGAAGAGGGAGTTTCCAAAGGAAGACATAGGCAACTTCAAGAACGCAAAGAGCATCGTTGAGGGAGTTCATAAGAAGCCCTACAATGAAGTTATAACCAATGCGACAGTTAAGTACAGGTTCAATCCTAAGCTTAATACTGGTGGTACCTTCGGTGGAAACTATCCAGCAGAGGGTGATCTAGTACCCATCCTCAACTGGCAGATGCCCTACATACCGAAGGAAGACAGGATAAAAATCCACGAGCTCATAATGAAGCACTACTGGGAACCCTTCAATGAAGAAGCTATTAAGCCCAAGAACTGGACTATGTGTGGAGAGCCCTGTCCCGTTGTCTGTAAGAAGCACAGGAAAGGCCACCACGTTGAGTATGAGCCCTATGAAGCCAATGGTCCCCTTAGCGGTAGCATTGCCCTACACGCCAGCGACATAAGCGTCCATGCTGTCGATGCTATGGGCTTTGATGCGATAGAGTTCGGTGGAACTGCAGCATGGGTTCTTGAGCTCGTCTATAGGGGACTGCTCAAGCCTGAAGAAGTCGGAATTAGCGCCAAGCCCGAGTTTACAAAAGATGCCTTGATTCAGAACCCCATTGAGACGAGTGAGCTTAACGCTAAGCTTGTAGCTGAATTGGCCCATGCGGTTGCCTTTGCGAAGACCGAAATAGCAAAGATCATTGGTCTCGGTAAGAGGAAGGCAAGTGCAATCCTTGACGAGAAGTTCAAAGACAGGCTTAACTACGGAGAGTCATTCAAGGACTACGCAGTCTTCACGCCTCTTGGGGAGGATGGTGAAATCAACCCAACCATGTACTGGGCAATTGGAAACTACATCCCTCTACCGATACAGGGAAGGTACTGGACGTTCTATGAGTTTGGCGTCTTCCTTGAGCCAGAGGAGCTTGCAAGCAAGATAATCTCCTCAGCTCTTGGAGAATTCTGGTATGACAACATTGGTTGGTGTAGGTTCCACAGAAGGTGGCTGAAGCCAGTCCTTAAGGCTCTGTTCATGGAAGCTTATGGAGTTAACGTTGATATGGAGGAGCATGCCAAGAAGCAGCTCAGGAGACTAATAGACTATGCCAGAAAAGCAGGTTACACCCCAGTCTTCTGGGACAGTATGAGGGTTATCGACCTCGTGGCCGCGGGTAGCAAGGAGTTCGGTAACGAGAAGTGGGCTGAGAAATTCGAGAAGGACAAGATAGGAACAGCAAGGGAGTACCTTAAGAAAGTTCTCGATGCTTATAGTCAGATGCTTGGCGTGGATTGGAGCATTTGA
- a CDS encoding glycosyltransferase, whose protein sequence is MRIELLLLLIVFIWDGYFFLRYILGLLRGYKTVEWNPTVSVVIPAYNEEENIERAIRAVLDQDYPVKEVIVVDDGSEDRTYEKARSVRDPRVKVIRVEHGGKAWALNHGIKLATGDVIVTTDADSFMAKDAVRRLLERFYSQDVLAVGGQIRVVVESFLTLVQDIEHLRIAMYRRARELDDLTLAPGPLSAYRRDALLKIGGIVDSQVEDYATTKALKKFGKVVYAPKAKLFTRMPITLRELWEQRKRWFLGDLAHLELRDYTMLLLGDFIALLDILLPIIFLTKGEFIFLLAFIAFEVFTMLLPIIFEGGKVIEALLFPIVLWFLALFYFALHMYGYLAKLSTKTFKHFH, encoded by the coding sequence TTGAGGATTGAGCTTCTCCTCCTTTTGATAGTTTTTATATGGGATGGCTACTTCTTCCTCCGCTATATCCTGGGTTTGCTTAGAGGTTACAAAACTGTGGAGTGGAATCCTACAGTCTCCGTAGTGATTCCGGCTTATAATGAGGAGGAAAACATAGAGAGAGCTATAAGGGCCGTTCTTGACCAGGACTACCCCGTTAAGGAGGTCATAGTTGTTGACGATGGAAGCGAAGATAGAACGTACGAGAAAGCTAGGTCAGTTAGGGATCCCAGGGTCAAGGTAATCAGAGTTGAGCACGGGGGGAAGGCATGGGCCCTTAATCATGGTATCAAGCTCGCTACTGGGGATGTGATAGTTACTACTGATGCTGACTCTTTCATGGCGAAGGATGCCGTAAGGAGGTTGCTTGAGAGGTTCTACTCTCAGGATGTTTTAGCTGTTGGCGGCCAGATAAGGGTCGTCGTTGAGTCATTCCTTACGTTAGTTCAGGACATAGAGCATCTAAGGATCGCGATGTACAGGAGGGCGAGGGAGCTTGATGATCTAACCTTGGCCCCAGGGCCCCTATCCGCATACAGGAGGGATGCTTTGCTCAAGATAGGCGGAATTGTGGATAGTCAAGTCGAAGACTACGCGACAACAAAAGCTTTGAAGAAGTTTGGGAAGGTGGTTTATGCTCCAAAGGCCAAGCTTTTCACGAGAATGCCGATAACTCTTAGAGAGCTGTGGGAGCAGAGGAAGAGGTGGTTTCTAGGGGATCTCGCTCACCTCGAGCTTAGGGACTATACTATGTTGCTCCTCGGGGACTTCATTGCACTCCTCGATATTCTCCTTCCGATAATTTTCTTAACAAAAGGTGAATTTATATTCCTGTTAGCTTTTATAGCGTTTGAAGTCTTTACAATGCTCCTTCCGATTATATTTGAGGGCGGAAAAGTCATTGAAGCTCTCCTTTTCCCGATAGTGCTCTGGTTCTTGGCCCTCTTTTACTTTGCGCTGCACATGTATGGCTATTTGGCAAAGTTGAGCACAAAAACTTTTAAACACTTCCATTAA